Below is a window of Lentimicrobiaceae bacterium DNA.
TTAAGGCGTAGCGGTTCTAATTTAATAGGCTTGTGTCCGTTCCACGACGAGAAGACGCCTTCGTTTTTCGTTTCGCCTTCTAAAGGTATATTCAAATGCTTCGGTTGTGGAAAAGCCGGTAATCCTATCAGCTTTGTTATGGAGCACGAGAAATACACTTATCCCGAGGCACTACGTTATTTGGCAAAGAAATACAATATTCCTATTGAAGAGACTGTTGAGACCGAGCAACAAGTTGCCGAAAGAACAGAAAAAGAAAGTATATATCTTGTTACCGAATTTGCTTTAAAATTTTTCAAAAAACAACTTTGGGAAACTGATGAAGGCAAGTCCGTTGGACTATCGTATTTTAGGGAAAGAGGTTTTAACGACTCGGTAATTGAAAAATTCGAATTAGGATATAGCCCAAACGCGTGGGATGCACTCACCAAAGAAGCTTTAAAAAACGGGTATAGCAAAGAAGTACTCGAAAAATCGGGATTAAGCACATCGAGAAATGAGAAATTATTTGACAGATTTAGAGGTAGGGTTATTTTTCCAATCTACAATCAATCTGGAAAAGTTATAGGCTTTGGCGGCAGAACATTATCTTCCGACAAAAATCAGGCAAAATATTTAAACTCGCCCGAAACGCTTATCTATAACAAAAGCAACACCTTGTACGGCTTAAATATAGCCAAACACGCAATTGTTGCCAACGATATGTGCTATTTGGTTGAAGGCTACACCGATGTTTTATCAATGTATCAGGCGGGTATTCAAAATATTGTTGCTTCTTCGGGTACATCGCTAACTACCGATCAAATCAAGCTCATTAAAAGATATTCGCAAAATGTTACCGTAATGTACGACGGTGACAACGCCGGCATTAAGGCTTCGTTCAGAGGTATTGATATGATTTTGGAACAAGGAATGAATGTAAAAGTACTGTTGTTCCCCGACGGCGAAGACCCCGACTCGTTTGCTAAAAACAAAAGAGACGAGGAAATCAAAGAATACATAAAAAGCAATATTCAAGATTTTATTGCTTTTAA
It encodes the following:
- the dnaG gene encoding DNA primase, with amino-acid sequence MIPQETIQRIIDTAQISEVVSDFVSLRRSGSNLIGLCPFHDEKTPSFFVSPSKGIFKCFGCGKAGNPISFVMEHEKYTYPEALRYLAKKYNIPIEETVETEQQVAERTEKESIYLVTEFALKFFKKQLWETDEGKSVGLSYFRERGFNDSVIEKFELGYSPNAWDALTKEALKNGYSKEVLEKSGLSTSRNEKLFDRFRGRVIFPIYNQSGKVIGFGGRTLSSDKNQAKYLNSPETLIYNKSNTLYGLNIAKHAIVANDMCYLVEGYTDVLSMYQAGIQNIVASSGTSLTTDQIKLIKRYSQNVTVMYDGDNAGIKASFRGIDMILEQGMNVKVLLFPDGEDPDSFAKNKRDEEIKEYIKSNIQDFIAFKMDLLMTDVDANDPIKKVSLLKEFINSIAVIPDRLTRLAYVQLVAEKMQIDDGVVMSEVNKALNKKFYDASKQRQTYEEYSLEIPVAKQSQAVKLDVHDSTFLEKEIIRLLLTYGNEEIDINNAIDDEDKTVKVRVADYIIGDIKNDEVEFTNSSYNQIINICSDLISKNQDFDSRALTHNVNPDISQTVIDIVANKYTFSPNWEKKKIYLATESDVLDKLVPKTLLSYKAKRINQVVQELLKQMQNEEDEEQKNKYVKKYLDVKKC